The region AGGATGCATCGGACAAGCATATATATGAACGTGGTCCTGCTCCTTTGTTGTTGCAGATTCATTCTCAGAAGTTATTTCTTTACTTTTATTATTGTTACATGCAATAAGAAAAATAACTGCGCTCATGGCAAATATAGAAATGCTTTTTTTAATGATATTTTTCATTTTTATTAGAATTTTAAATTATTGATTTAGGAAAATCATTTTGAGTTGATAACTTGCATTGACAACAATGCGTTCGTCCTCTTCTACCCCCTTAAGGATACTTGTAAAACTTCCATTGTTTTCACCTAATTGTACATAACTTACACTGTACTTTTCTGCTGCATCTTTAATAAATACAACTGGCTTACCGTTTATTTCTGTAATAGCAGAATTCGGGAGTACAATTTGATGCGAGCTCTCCAATGCAAATACCCGGATGTTAACAAATTCACCAATCTTAAAATCATTATCCGGATTGTTTAGTTGAAACAAAACACGTTGAGATTGATTACTTGCATTTATTTCTTGTGCCAGGGAAAGAAGTTTTACTTCACTGGTGATATGACTATCATTAGCACATTCAATGGTAAATTTTGCACCCTTTCTTACCTTAGCCGCATCTTTATCAAACACCTGCGCTTCTGCATAAATCTGCGAAAGATTTGTTATTGTAAAAAGATTTTGTCCAGCATTCACAGTGGATCCAATACTCAAACTAAAATTACCCAATACGCCAGCAATTGGAGATTGTAAAACAAATGTGCGTCCAGCATTCCCTTTGAATAGCTTTAAATTACTATCTGCTTTCTGAAAACGCGCATTTGCTTCATCCATATCTTTTTTTGCTGCAATGTCTGCGATCGTATTCAATCGGTCGAT is a window of Saprospiraceae bacterium DNA encoding:
- a CDS encoding efflux RND transporter periplasmic adaptor subunit, giving the protein MNTIADIAAKKDMDEANARFQKADSNLKLFKGNAGRTFVLQSPIAGVLGNFSLSIGSTVNAGQNLFTITNLSQIYAEAQVFDKDAAKVRKGAKFTIECANDSHITSEVKLLSLAQEINASNQSQRVLFQLNNPDNDFKIGEFVNIRVFALESSHQIVLPNSAITEINGKPVVFIKDAAEKYSVSYVQLGENNGSFTSILKGVEEDERIVVNASYQLKMIFLNQ